In the Sus scrofa isolate TJ Tabasco breed Duroc chromosome 6, Sscrofa11.1, whole genome shotgun sequence genome, one interval contains:
- the EPHA2 gene encoding ephrin type-A receptor 2 yields MERLAPCVCLVLLWGCRLAPAAAAQGKEVVLLDFAAAKGELGWLTHPYGKGWDLMQSMMDDMPIYIYSVCNVVAGDQDNWLRTNWVYRGEAERIFIELKFTVRDCNSFPGGASSCKETFNLYYAESDVDYGTNFQKRQFTKIDTIAPDEITVSSDFEARHVKLNVEERSVGPLSRKGFYLAFQDIGACVALLSVRVYYKKCPELLQGLAHFPETIAGSDAPSLATVAGTCVDHAVVPPGGEEPRMHCAVDGEWLVPIGQCLCQAGYEKVEDACQACSPGFFKSEASESPCLECPAHTLPSSEGATACECEEGYFRAPQDPLSMPCTRPPSAPHYLTAVGMGAKVELRWTPPQDNGGREDITYSVTCEQCWPESGECGPCEASVRYSEPPHGLTRTSVTVSDLEPHMNYTFAVEARNGVSGLVTSRSFRTASVSINQTEPPKVKLEGRSTTSLSVSWSIPPPQQSRVWKYEVTYRKKGDSNSYNVRRTEGFSVTLDDLAPDTIYLVQVQALTQEGQGAGSKVHEFQTLSTEGSSNMAVIGGVAVGVVLLLVLAGIGIFIHRRRKSLRTRQSSEDVYFSKSEQLKPLKTYVDPHTYEDPNQAVLKFTTEIHPSCVTRQKVIGAGEFGEVYKGTLKASGKKEVPVAIKTLKAGYTEKQRVDFLSEASIMGQFSHHNIIRLEGVVSKYKPMMIITEYMENGALDKFLREKDGEFSGLQLVGMLRGIAAGMKYLANMNYVHRDLAARNILVNSNLVCKVSDFGLSRVLEDDPEATYTTSGGKIPIRWTAPEAISYRKFTSASDVWSYGIVMWEVMTYGERPYWELSNHEVMKAINDGFRLPTPMDCPSAIYQLMMQCWQQERTRRPKFADIVSILDKLIRAPDSLKTLADFDPRVSIRLPSTSGSEGVPFRTVSEWLESIKMQQYTEHFLAAGYTAIEKVVQMTNDDIKRIGVRLPGHQKRIAYSLLGLKDQVNTVGIPI; encoded by the exons ATGGAGCGTCTGGCGCCCTGCGTCTGCCTTGTCCTGCTCTGGGGCTGCCGGCTGGCCCCCGCCGCCGCGGCGCAGGGCAAGGAAG TTGTACTGTTGGACTTTGCTGCGGCTAAAGGGGAACTCGGCTGGCTCACACACCCGTACGGCAAAGGG TGGGACCTCATGCAGAGCATGATGGACGACATGCCCATCTACATATACTCCGTGTGCAACGTGGTGGCCGGCGACCAGGACAACTGGCTCCGTACCAACTGGGTGTACCGCGGGGAGGCCGAGCGCATCTTCATCGAGCTCAAGTTCACCGTGCGCGACTGTAATAGCTTCCCCGGGGGCGCCAGCTCCTGCAAGGAAACCTTCAACCTCTATTACGCTGAGTCAGATGTGGACTATGGCACCAACTTCCAGAAGCGCCAGTTCACCAAGATCGACACCATCGCACCCGACGAGATCACGGTTAGCAGTGACTTCGAAGCGCGCCACGTGAAGCTGAACGTGGAGGAACGCTCCGTGGGGCCACTCAGCCGCAAGGGCTTCTACCTGGCCTTCCAGGACATTGGTGCCTGCGTGGCGCTGCTTTCGGTTCGTGTCTACTACAAGAAGTGTCCCGAGCTGCTGCAGGGCCTGGCCCACTTCCCCGAGACCATCGCAGGCTCCGACGCACCCTCCCTGGCcactgtggctggcacctgcGTGGACCACGCTGTGGTGCCGCCTGGGGGTGAAGAGCCCCGCATGCACTGTGCGGTGGACGGCGAGTGGCTGGTGCCCATCGGTCAGTGCCTGTGCCAGGCGGGCTACGAGAAGGTGGAGGACGCCTGCCAGG CCTGCTCGCCGGGATTCTTCAAGTCCGAAGCATCTGAGAGCCCTTGTCTGGAGTGCCCCGCACACACCCTGCCATCCTCTGAGGGGGCCACCGCCTGCGAATGTGAGGAAGGCTACTTCCGGGCCCCGCAAGACCCGCTGTCAATGCCCTGCACGC GTCCCCCCTCCGCCCCACACTACCTCACGGCCGTGGGCATGGGCGCCAAAGTGGAGCTGCGCTGGACGCCTCCCCAGGACAATGGGGGCCGCGAGGACATCACCTACAGTGTCACCTGTGAACAGTGCTGGCCGGAGTCAGGCGAGTGCGGGCCCTGTGAGGCCAGCGTGCGCTACTCGGAGCCACCCCATGGGCTCACCCGCACCAGTGTGACAGTCAGCGACCTGGAGCCCCACATGAACTACACCTTTGCCGTCGAGGCTCGCAATGGTGTCTCGGGCCTGGTGACCAGCCGCAGTTTCCGTACCGCCAGTGTCAGCATCAACCAGACAG AGCCCCCCAAGGTGAAGCTGGAGGGCCGCAGCACCACCTCGCTGAGCGTCTCCTGGAGCATCCCTCCGCCGCAGCAGAGCCGCGTGTGGAAGTACGAAGTCACCTACCGCAAAAAG GGGGACTCCAACAGCTACAACGTACGCCGCACCGAAGGCTTCTCTGTGACCCTGGATGACCTGGCTCCAGACACCATCTACCTGGTCCAGGTGCAGGCACTGACGCAAGAGGGCCAGGGTGCCGGCAGCAAAGTGCATGAGTTCCAGACGCTGT CCACGGAAGGATCTAGCAACATGGCAGTGATCGGCGGCGTGGCTGTCGGCGTGGTCTTGCTTCTGGTGCTGGCAGGAATCGGCATCTTCATCCACCGCAG GAGGAAGAGCCTGCGGACCCGCCAGTCCTCGGAGGATGTCTATTTCTCCAAGTCAG aACAACTGAAGCCCCTGAAGACATATGTAGACCCCCACACATACGAGGACCCCAACCAGGCGGTGCTCAAATTCACCACTGAGATCCATCCATCCTGCGTCACACGGCAGAAGGTGATCGGAGCAG GAGAGTTTGGGGAGGTGTACAAAGGGACACTGAAGGCCTCGGGAAAGAAGGAGGTACCCGTGGCCATCAAGACGCTGAAAGCCGGTTACACAGAGAAGCAGCGGGTGGACTTCCTCAGCGAGGCCAGCATCATGGGCCAGTTCAGCCACCACAACATCATCCGCCTGGAGGGCGTCGTCTCCAAAT ACAAGCCCATGATGATCATCACTGAATACATGGAGAACGGGGCCCTGGACAAGTTCCTTCgg GAGAAGGATGGTGAGTTCAGCGGGCTGCAGCTGGTGGGTATGCTGCGGGGCATTGCGGCTGGCATGAAGTACCTGGCCAACATGAACTACGTACACCGCGACCTGGCCGCCCGCAACATCCTCGTCAACAGCAACCTGGTCTGCAAGGTGTCTGACTTCGGCCTGTCCCGCGTCCTGGAGGATGACCCCGAGGCCACCTACACCACCAGT GGCGGCAAAATCCCCATCCGCTGGACGGCTCCAGAGGCCATTTCCTACCGCAAGTTTACATCTGCCAGCGACGTGTGGAGCTATGGCATCGTCATGTGGGAGGTGATGACGTACGGCGAGCGGCCCTACTGGGAGCTCTCGAACCACGAG gTGATGAAAGCCATCAACGACGGCTTCCGGCTCCCCACACCCATGGACTGCCCCTCCGCCATCTACCAGCTCATGATGCAGTGCTGGCAGCAGGAGCGTACCCGCCGCCCCAAATTCGCCGACATCGTTAGCATCCTGGACAAGCTCATCCGAGCCCCCGACTCCCTCAAGACCCTGGCTGACTTTGACCCCCG GGTATCCATCCGACTGCCCAGTACCAGCGGCTCGGAGGGGGTGCCTTTCCGCACAGTGTCCGAGTGGCTGGAGTCCATCAAGATGCAGCAGTACACAGAACACTTCCTGGCGGCCGGCTACACCGCCATCGAGAAGGTGGTGCAGATGACCAACGA